A genomic region of Porticoccaceae bacterium LTM1 contains the following coding sequences:
- a CDS encoding flavin reductase family protein, translating to MYFDFEELSANQRYFTMIQSVLPRPIAWILSNNGDGGYNLAPFSYFNAICSDPPLLMVSIGHKPTGEKKDTIVNLTERKHCVVHIPHREQAAMVTETSRTLAHGESELANVDLELTEFEGFSIPRVKDCRLAYACELYEVKEIGNGPQTLLFLEIKGLFVDDRAVETDSRGRHKINAERIDPLARLGGTEYGTLGGIIDIPRPK from the coding sequence CTACTTTACGATGATCCAGAGCGTGCTGCCTCGGCCCATCGCCTGGATCCTGTCGAATAATGGCGATGGCGGTTACAACCTGGCGCCGTTTTCCTATTTCAATGCTATCTGTTCCGATCCGCCACTGTTGATGGTTTCCATTGGCCACAAGCCCACCGGTGAAAAGAAAGACACCATTGTGAACCTTACCGAACGCAAACATTGTGTGGTGCATATTCCCCATCGAGAGCAAGCGGCGATGGTTACAGAGACGTCTCGCACTCTGGCTCACGGAGAATCTGAACTTGCCAATGTCGATCTGGAACTGACCGAGTTTGAAGGCTTCTCTATTCCCAGAGTGAAAGACTGTCGATTGGCCTATGCTTGTGAGTTGTACGAGGTGAAAGAGATCGGCAATGGGCCGCAGACATTGCTGTTTCTCGAAATCAAAGGCTTGTTTGTGGATGACCGGGCAGTAGAGACCGACTCCAGGGGCAGGCACAAAATCAATGCCGAACGAATAGACCCGTTGGCGCGCTTGGGTGGCACGGAGTACGGCACACTGGGCGGAATCATCGATATA